The Cellulosimicrobium sp. ES-005 genome segment GCAGCTCCTCGACGACGTCGCGACCGAGATCCTCGACCTCGACCCGGCCATGGACGGGAAGCCGGTGCTCTACGGGCAGCCGGGCTACCTGTCCTACCGGTTCGCCAAGAACCAGGCGCTGCACCGCTGGCGCCAGCGCTTCCGCGCGGAGCAGAAGCGTGCGGCGAAGCTCGCCGCGGTGCTCGACGCGTCGTACGAGGGGCTGTCCGACGAGTGGCGCCCGCCCAAGGGCAGCCAGAAGCACCGTCGCGCGACGCGGGCCCGCATCCACGTCAAGGCCGCGGACCGGCGCCTCCAGCAGCTCGAGGCGGAGGCCGTCGAGGTCCCGGTGCCGCCGCTCCAGCTCGTCTTCCCCGAGCTGCCTGCGATGTCGCCAGGCTGGGACCCGGGCGACCCGGTCCTCGAGCTGCGCAGCCCGCGCGTCGGGCCCGACGGCGGCGCGCGCCTCGACCTGCCCGGGACCCGGGTCGCGCTCCCGCCCTCGGGCCGGCTCCTCGTCACCGGGCCGAACGGCAGCGGCAAGTCGACGTTCCTCGCGGCGCTCGCGGGACTGGTGCCCCTCGACCGCGGGGCACGGTCCGTGGTCGACGGCGCACGGCTGGGCGTGGTCGCGCAGGAGGGCCCGGCGCTGCCCCCCGAGGCCGAGGACCGCACCGGGTTCGACGAGTACGCGCGCGAGGCCCTCGAGCTGCTCGACGCGGGACGCCTGGACCCGGACCACCTCGTGCCGGTCGCGTTCCTCGGCCTGCTGACCGAGGAGGACCTGGAGCGCCCGCTGCGCGAGCTGTCCGCGGGGCTGCGGCGCCGCTTCGACCTCGCCCGGGCGCTCCTGGCCGCGCCGCACGTGCTGATCCTCGACGAGCCGACCAACCACCTCTCGATCGACCTCGTCGACGAGCTCACGCAGGCGCTGCGGGTCACGCCCGCGGCCGTGGTCGTCGCGACGCACGACCGTCGGATGCGCGAGGACCTCGACGACTGGCCGAGGCTCGAGCTCGGGGGCTGACCCCGACCGCGCGACCGGCACGACCTACGACGGCAGCGACCCGCGACGGCACGGATCCGCGGCGGGACCGACGACCCCGGTCCGTACCGACCCGCGGTCCGCACCGACCGCCGGGCGGTCGCTCAGCGGCCCTCGGCCGGGCTCGCCGCCGGCACGAGCACCTTGCCCAGCGCGCGGCCCCACGCCCGGGCGCGGTCCAGCTCGCCGTCGTCGAGCGGCCCCTCGACGTCCCCGACGTAGAACGACGCCGGGGGAGTGACCAGGCGGAAGCCGGCGCGGCGCAGCACCTTGGCCGCGCCGCGCGCGGCGGAGCCGGGCAGGGGCTTGACCTTGGTGACGCGCGTGTCGAACGTCGCGGCCAGGCGCGTCTCGTCCTGGCGCGGGACGGAATCGACCCACTCGCGCAGTCCCGTCGCGCGGTCGGACACGTCGCCGCTCGCGCGCTGCACGGCCTCGGCGCGGGTCGTGGGCCGGGTCATGCCGAACGCGTGGGTCGGGCCGCCGGCGACGACGAGGCCCATGTGCCGGAGCGCGTCGGGGCTCGCCGCGGGGTCGGTCACGTCGACCACCGTCACGCGGACCGTCTCGCTCAGCCCCTCGGCGACGGCCTGCGCGACCCGTTCGCTGTTCCCGTACATCGACTCGTAGACCACTGCGGCATCCATGGCGCGCCCCTTCGTCGAACGCCCGTCCGGACCGGACGGGTCCCCTCCCTCCAGCGTCCGGGCGGGGGCCCGCCCGGCCCAGGGCCGAGCGGACGGAGCGCGGGGGTCGTTGGTCCCTGGCTCGCCGTCGTCCGGTGGACGAGGCGTCAGGGGGCCGGGCGCAGCCGCGCGTCGACGAGGCGCACGACCCACGCCAGCGCGAGGAAGACGACCGCGACGACCGCCGTGTTGACCAGCGCCCGGCCCAGGCCGAGCTCGCCCACGTCGAGGAACGGGTACGGGTACCAGTCCACGACAGCGCCCCGGACGAACGTGTACGTGATCCACGCGAGGGGGTAGACGACGGACCACCACACCGTCGCGGCGTCGACCCGGGGGCGCGGACCGACGAGGAGCCACGCCGCGACGGCGAGCACGGGCGCGAGCAGGTGCAGGAGCAGGTTCGAGACCTGGCCGGCGGCGCTCAGCTCGGCGAGGCCGCGCAGGACGGTGTTGTAGACGAGGCCGGTGACGGCGATGCACAGCAGCGCGTCGAGGTGCGCGACGCGGAGCACCGGGCCGTCGCGCTCGGGCCGCACCGCGAGGAGGACCGAGACGATCCCGACGAGCAGGTTCGACTGGATCGTGAAGTAGGAGAAGAGGCGCACGAGCCGCTCGGCCTGGCTCGGGGCCGTGCCGGGCCCGTCGACGAGCGCGATGACGAGCTCCATGGCGACGCCCGTGAGCGCGGCGAGCGCCACGAGCGCGTGGAGCACCCGCGCGGCGGCGATCCGGCGTCCGGCCGCCGGGACGCGCGGTGCGCCCGTCACGGGAGGCGGCCCACGTACGCCATCGCCTGGCGCAGCAGCACCCCCTGGCCGCCCCGCATCTCGAGCTGCACCTCGTCGCTGCACGCCTGCTCGGGCGTGAGCCACGCGAGCTCGAGCGCGTTCTGCTGCGGGCGGCAGTCGCCCGTCACCGGCACCACGTACGCGAGCGACACCGCGTGCTGGCGGGGGTCGTGGTAGGAGGTGATGCCCGGCGTCGGGAAGTACTCGGCGACCGTGAACGGCTGCGGCGACGCGGGGACCTGGGGGAGCGCGACCGGCCCCAGGTCCTTCTCGATGTGCCGCAGCAGGGCGTCGCGGATGCGCTCGTGGAACATCACGCGGCCCGAGACCAGGGCGCGCGTCATCATGCCCTCCGGCGTGACGCGCAGCAGGAGCCCGACCGCGACGACGTCGCCGGAGTCGTCGACCCGCACCGGGACGGCGTCGACGTAGACGAGCGGGAGCTGCGCACGGGCGACCGCGATCTCCTCCGGGCTGAGCCAGCCCGCGGGCTGCGGGTTCTCGTGGGAGAAGTCGTCGGGCACGAAGTCGGCGGTGTCGGTCACGCGACTGTTCTACCCCGTGCGGTGCGCCGGGGCGAGTCCGCTCACGGCACGGCGGGACCGGCGGGCGGCTCGGCGACCCGCGCGACGATCTCGACGAGCGCCCGTTCCGCCACCGCCGCAGGCAGCACCTCCATGACGGCCATGAGCGGCGCGAGCCGGTCGGGAAGGACGGAGCGTGCCGTCCCGTCGCGCTCACCCCCGTCCGCGGCGAGCGCCGCGAGCAGCGCCTCCCAGACGGCGTCGGCGGCGGGTTCCGGCGCAGCGGCGTCGACGCTCGGGGCGAACGCACCGGCGAGCGCCCCGAGGACGGCGCTCACGTCGGGGCGCGGCTCGCCGCGGACGGCGTCGGCCCCCTGGACGAGCGCCGCCACGAGGCCCTCGACGCCCGCCTCCGTCACGGGGGTGACCGTCAGGTGGGTCGTGTGCGGCAGGTGGGTCCCGTCGTCCTGCGCGAGCCCGGGCTGGGGCTGGAGGACCCAGCCGAGCGACCGGACGGCGTCGGCCCACAGGTGCGGGTCGACCTGCCGCGCGGCCGGGACGGACTCGTCGCAGGCCACCGCGACGAGGGGGCCGGTCGGGTGGCCGACGACGCGCAGCCCGTCGATCCCCTCGATCGCCGCGCGCAGCGCCCGGGTCGCGCGCACGCACCGTGCGGTGAGGGCCGTGTACCCGGGCGTCCCGAGGGCCTGGCTCACGGCCCACGCCGCGGCGAGCGGGGCCGCCGAGCGCGAGCCGGACGTCGTCGGGTTGACCACCGGGTAGCCGGGCCAGCCCGTCGTCGCGAAGAACTGGCGGCGCTGCCGGTCGCGGCCGCGCACGAGCAGGACCGACGTGCCCTTGGGGGCGTAGCCGTACTTGTGCACGTCCGCGGAGATGCTCGTCACGCCGGGCACGGAGAAGTCGAACGCGGGCACCTGCTCGCCGCCCGCGCCCTCCCAGAACGGCAGGACCCACCCACCGACGCACGCGTCCACGTGCACCGGCACGCCGCGCGCGGCGGCCGCGGCGGCGACCTCGGCCACCGGGTCGACGACGCCGTGCGGGTACGACGGCGCGGACACGACGACCAGCGCGACGTCGTCGCCGTCGGGCCCGCCGTCGAGCGCCGCGACGAGGTCGGCGGCGGCGAGCGTGCCGGTCGCGGGGTCGACCGGCACGAGCGTGAGGTCGACGTCGAGGTACTGCGCGGCCTTGCGGAACGCCGCGTGCACGCTCACCGGGGCGACGACGCGCGGGCGCACGCCGGGCCGGGCCGCGCGGGCGGCGTCGCGGGCGATCTTCACGGCGAGGAGGCAGCTCTCGGTCCCGCCCGACGTCACCGAGCCCACGACGGCGTCCGGCCCCGCAGCGGGCCCACGGAGCATGGCCCGGGCGAAGGCGACGAGTTCGGACTCCATGACGGCCACTGAGGTGAACGTGGTCGGGTCGAGGCCGTTGACGGGCTGGACCGCGCGGGCGGCCGCGGCGGCGAGCTCGTCGAGCTCGGCGAGACCCGGGTCGTAGACGTAGGACAGGACGCGGCCCCCGTGCGTGGGGGCGTCGGCGGCGCGGAGCGCGGCGAGCCGGTCGAGGATCCCGTCCGTGCGCAGCGGGACGTCGCCCGGCGCGCCCCCGGAGTGCTCCGAGGAGGGGTCAGTCGTGCGCTCGGTCGGTGGAGGCGTGGTCACGCGGCAGCTCCGGTGCTGTGTCGTCGATGTCCCCCTTGCGCAGACCGTACCGTACGAGCGGTACGAGGCTTGTCAGCACGAGGACCGCGGGGACGACCGAGAACGCCAGGGCGATGCCGTCGACGGCCGCGGTCGGCTGCGCCACGGTCTCCCCGGCGCGCGACGACACGTAGCCCGTGATGCCGAGGACGAGCGAGAGCACCGCGGCGCCGAGCGCCATGCCCGTGGTCTCGCCCGCCGTCCACACGCCGCTGAACGCCCCGCCGCGCCCCTCGCCGTGCGTGCGCGCGTCGTGGGCGATGACGTCCGGGAGCATCGCGAGCGGCAGCGCCTGCATGCCCGCGTAGGCGATCCCGGCGAGGGCCGTCGGGCCGTACACCCACGCGCCGGGCGCCCAGAGGAGCGGCACCATCCCCAGTGCGGCGACGGCGAAGAGCACCGTGGCGACGACGAAGCCGCGCTCCTTCCCGTCGCGGCGCGCGAGCCGGGTCCACAGGGGCATGCAGAGCAGGGCGGGGGCGATGAGGGCGGCGAAGAGGTAGCTCACCGCGGCCTCGTCGTGGAGGACGTACCGGGCGACGTAGGCCGCGCCCGCGAGCATGAGGCCGGTGGCGACCGCCTGGAGGAAGAACGCGGCGAGCAGCGTGCGGAACGGCCGCGAGCGGCGCAGCGCGTCGAACGCCTCGCGGACCGCGACGGTCCACGCGCGCGAGGCGGACGTCGAGGCGGCGGGGGCGAGCGGCGTCGTCGTCCCGACGGGCGAGCCCGCGTCCCGGGCGCCCGGCGTGCGTGGGGCGACGCGGGTGGCGACGAGCATCCCGGCGCCGATGACGAGGCCGGACACGACGCCCATGACGAGGTAGCCCGAGGTCGAGTCGCCGCCCCCGCGCAGCGCGGGGCCGCCCGCGCCGAACAGCAGGATCGCGAACGCGAGCGCCGCGACGCGCCACGCGAGCAGCCGCGTGCGGCCGTCGTAGGTGGGGTCGAGCTCGGCCGGCAGGGCGATGTACGGGACCTGGAAGAGCGAGAACGCCGTCGCGGCGAGGAGGAACGCGACGAGCACCCAGATCGCCGCCGCGGTGGGCCCGGCCGCGGCGGGGACGGCGAACGTCAGCGCGAAGAAGACGGGCAGCGTGAGGGCGCCGATCGTCATGAAGCGCCGGCGCGAGCCGGTGCGGGCGAGGTCGCGGTCGGAGCCGTACCCGATGAACGGGTCGATGACGACGTCCCAGACCTTCGCGCCGGTGA includes the following:
- a CDS encoding ABC-F family ATP-binding cassette domain-containing protein, with translation MHLAADDLAFAYPGRPVLDGVGVRVAAGTRLGVVGENGTGKSTLLHVLSGDLAPSRGEVRRAGSLALVEQELAIAPGQTVGTLVAATLRGLRAVAAELEAAARDFDHEAGDLAELTEILARAEHLAVWDADRRVDVALSRLGACRDRDRELATLSVGERYRVRLACRLAERADLLLLDEPTNHLDTGGIDFLTGELVAWRGGVVMVTHDRQLLDDVATEILDLDPAMDGKPVLYGQPGYLSYRFAKNQALHRWRQRFRAEQKRAAKLAAVLDASYEGLSDEWRPPKGSQKHRRATRARIHVKAADRRLQQLEAEAVEVPVPPLQLVFPELPAMSPGWDPGDPVLELRSPRVGPDGGARLDLPGTRVALPPSGRLLVTGPNGSGKSTFLAALAGLVPLDRGARSVVDGARLGVVAQEGPALPPEAEDRTGFDEYAREALELLDAGRLDPDHLVPVAFLGLLTEEDLERPLRELSAGLRRRFDLARALLAAPHVLILDEPTNHLSIDLVDELTQALRVTPAAVVVATHDRRMREDLDDWPRLELGG
- a CDS encoding Pr6Pr family membrane protein, which gives rise to MTGAPRVPAAGRRIAAARVLHALVALAALTGVAMELVIALVDGPGTAPSQAERLVRLFSYFTIQSNLLVGIVSVLLAVRPERDGPVLRVAHLDALLCIAVTGLVYNTVLRGLAELSAAGQVSNLLLHLLAPVLAVAAWLLVGPRPRVDAATVWWSVVYPLAWITYTFVRGAVVDWYPYPFLDVGELGLGRALVNTAVVAVVFLALAWVVRLVDARLRPAP
- a CDS encoding MFS transporter, translated to MTNATASPRLSRATIAGYAAGSVGTGGFGTLPGLVLLVYLTDALAVPAAVAGLIVTGAKVWDVVIDPFIGYGSDRDLARTGSRRRFMTIGALTLPVFFALTFAVPAAAGPTAAAIWVLVAFLLAATAFSLFQVPYIALPAELDPTYDGRTRLLAWRVAALAFAILLFGAGGPALRGGGDSTSGYLVMGVVSGLVIGAGMLVATRVAPRTPGARDAGSPVGTTTPLAPAASTSASRAWTVAVREAFDALRRSRPFRTLLAAFFLQAVATGLMLAGAAYVARYVLHDEAAVSYLFAALIAPALLCMPLWTRLARRDGKERGFVVATVLFAVAALGMVPLLWAPGAWVYGPTALAGIAYAGMQALPLAMLPDVIAHDARTHGEGRGGAFSGVWTAGETTGMALGAAVLSLVLGITGYVSSRAGETVAQPTAAVDGIALAFSVVPAVLVLTSLVPLVRYGLRKGDIDDTAPELPRDHASTDRAHD
- a CDS encoding NUDIX hydrolase family protein, with product MTDTADFVPDDFSHENPQPAGWLSPEEIAVARAQLPLVYVDAVPVRVDDSGDVVAVGLLLRVTPEGMMTRALVSGRVMFHERIRDALLRHIEKDLGPVALPQVPASPQPFTVAEYFPTPGITSYHDPRQHAVSLAYVVPVTGDCRPQQNALELAWLTPEQACSDEVQLEMRGGQGVLLRQAMAYVGRLP
- a CDS encoding flavodoxin domain-containing protein, with protein sequence MDAAVVYESMYGNSERVAQAVAEGLSETVRVTVVDVTDPAASPDALRHMGLVVAGGPTHAFGMTRPTTRAEAVQRASGDVSDRATGLREWVDSVPRQDETRLAATFDTRVTKVKPLPGSAARGAAKVLRRAGFRLVTPPASFYVGDVEGPLDDGELDRARAWGRALGKVLVPAASPAEGR
- a CDS encoding aminotransferase class V-fold PLP-dependent enzyme, whose amino-acid sequence is MTTPPPTERTTDPSSEHSGGAPGDVPLRTDGILDRLAALRAADAPTHGGRVLSYVYDPGLAELDELAAAAARAVQPVNGLDPTTFTSVAVMESELVAFARAMLRGPAAGPDAVVGSVTSGGTESCLLAVKIARDAARAARPGVRPRVVAPVSVHAAFRKAAQYLDVDLTLVPVDPATGTLAAADLVAALDGGPDGDDVALVVVSAPSYPHGVVDPVAEVAAAAAARGVPVHVDACVGGWVLPFWEGAGGEQVPAFDFSVPGVTSISADVHKYGYAPKGTSVLLVRGRDRQRRQFFATTGWPGYPVVNPTTSGSRSAAPLAAAWAVSQALGTPGYTALTARCVRATRALRAAIEGIDGLRVVGHPTGPLVAVACDESVPAARQVDPHLWADAVRSLGWVLQPQPGLAQDDGTHLPHTTHLTVTPVTEAGVEGLVAALVQGADAVRGEPRPDVSAVLGALAGAFAPSVDAAAPEPAADAVWEALLAALAADGGERDGTARSVLPDRLAPLMAVMEVLPAAVAERALVEIVARVAEPPAGPAVP